Proteins from a single region of Salvelinus fontinalis isolate EN_2023a chromosome 15, ASM2944872v1, whole genome shotgun sequence:
- the LOC129811794 gene encoding eukaryotic translation initiation factor 4E-like: MYLKKMEGSRGEARLAFYTETHKMATAEPEINLNPPQHAEEGAEAETGQEIVSPESYIKHPLQNKWSLWFFKNDKTKTWQANLRLISKFDTVEDFWALYNHIQLSSNLISGCDYSLFKDGIEPMWEDERNKQGGRWLITLNKQQRRQDLDRFWLETLLCLVGEAFDDYSDEVCGAVVNIRTKGDKIAIWTADFDNREAVTHIGRVYKERLGIPMKMTIGYQSHSDTSTKSGSTTKNKFVV; encoded by the exons atgtatttaaaaaaaatggaagGCAGTCGGGGGGAGGCAAGACTAG CGTTCTACACCGAGACTCATAAGATGGCGACCGCGGAACCG GAAATCAATTTAAATCCACCCCAACATGCTGAAGAAGGAGCAGAAGCAGAGACTGGTCAGGAGATCGTGAGCCCTGAGAGCTACATCAAACACCCCCTACAGAACAA ATGGTCTCTCTGGTTCTTCAAAAATGACAAGACCAAAACATGGCAGGCAAACCTCCGCCTCATCTCGAAGTTTGACACGGTTGAAGATTTCTGGGC TCTGTATAATCATATTCAGTTGTCAAGCAATCTGATATCTGGATGTGACTACTCCCTCTTTAAG GATGGCATTGAGCCCATGTGGGAGGATGAGCGAAACAAGCAAGGAGGGCGTTGGCTGATCACGCTCAACAAGCAGCAGAGGAGACAAGACCTGGACCGCTTCTGGCTAGAAACA CTTCTCTGCCTTGTTGGGGAGGCTTTCGATGACTATAGTGACGAAGTGTGTGGCGCAGTAGTCAATATTCGCACTAAAGGAGACAAAATCGCCATCTGGACAGCAGACTTTGACAACAGGGAAGCCGTAACACACATAGG GAGAGTCTATAAGGAGCGCTTGGGAATCCCCATGAAGATGACCATTGGCTACCAGTCCCACTCTGACACCTCCACAAAGAGCGGCTCCACCACCAAAAACAAGTTTGTTGTCTGA